In the genome of Bacillota bacterium, one region contains:
- the rimO gene encoding 30S ribosomal protein S12 methylthiotransferase RimO: MALVSLGCPKNRIDSEYVLGALGQAGWTITDDPGEADVTIVNTCGFIGPAKEESIRAILDAAALKRGHPERRLVVLGCLSQRYADELKKEIPEIDALAGTEAHGSIVGLLEALTGEDRPAERSRPEGGRDSAATAGTDEAPRLLTTGPHTAYLKIAEGCDHRCAFCVIPSIRGPFRSRRPEAILREARQLIGMGVKELILVAQDATAYGRDLEPKSDLPSLLGRLDEGPGPAWIRLLYLHPGRVDPALVEAVARSRRVCRYFDLPMQHASDRVLWAMGRGETGAGLRRTIAMIRHHLPGAYLRGSFILGFPGETAEDVEELIDFLREVGLDHAGFFAFSPEEGTRAAEFSDQVDEEVKAARVKRVARVQKAIARAKNEARVGSTLEVLIDRRSGGAYPLVGRGEKDAPDIDGMIFLSRAERTVGGSGGPEPRPGDLVRARITAAAGAYDLHGAIIGVAE, from the coding sequence GTGGCCCTGGTTTCCCTGGGGTGTCCGAAGAACAGGATTGATAGCGAATACGTCCTCGGCGCGCTGGGTCAGGCGGGCTGGACGATCACCGATGACCCGGGTGAGGCCGACGTGACCATCGTCAACACCTGCGGCTTCATCGGGCCGGCTAAGGAGGAGTCGATCCGGGCCATCCTCGACGCGGCCGCCCTCAAGCGGGGGCATCCTGAGCGGCGCCTGGTGGTCCTCGGCTGCCTGTCTCAGCGCTACGCGGATGAGTTGAAGAAGGAAATCCCGGAGATCGATGCCCTGGCCGGCACGGAGGCCCATGGGAGCATCGTCGGTCTGCTTGAAGCGTTGACCGGTGAGGACCGACCGGCGGAGAGGAGCCGTCCCGAGGGCGGCCGGGACTCGGCCGCCACCGCCGGCACGGATGAGGCGCCGAGGCTTCTGACCACCGGGCCGCACACCGCCTACCTCAAGATCGCTGAAGGCTGCGACCACCGCTGCGCCTTCTGCGTCATCCCCTCGATCCGTGGCCCGTTTCGGAGCCGCCGTCCGGAGGCCATCCTTCGGGAAGCGCGACAGCTCATCGGGATGGGGGTCAAGGAACTGATCCTCGTGGCTCAGGACGCCACGGCCTATGGCCGGGACCTCGAACCGAAGTCAGACTTGCCCTCCTTGCTCGGTCGCCTTGATGAAGGGCCCGGGCCCGCCTGGATCCGGCTCCTCTACCTTCATCCCGGGCGGGTCGACCCGGCCCTGGTCGAGGCGGTGGCCCGCTCGCGGCGGGTCTGCCGGTATTTTGACCTGCCCATGCAGCATGCCTCAGACCGGGTCCTATGGGCGATGGGGCGCGGGGAGACCGGCGCCGGTCTGCGCCGGACGATCGCCATGATCCGCCACCATCTTCCCGGGGCCTACCTGCGCGGTTCCTTCATCCTCGGCTTCCCCGGTGAGACCGCGGAGGACGTGGAGGAACTCATCGACTTCCTCCGCGAAGTCGGGCTGGACCACGCCGGCTTCTTCGCTTTTTCACCCGAGGAGGGGACGAGGGCGGCCGAGTTCTCTGACCAGGTCGACGAGGAGGTCAAGGCGGCCAGAGTCAAGCGGGTCGCCCGGGTCCAAAAAGCCATCGCTCGGGCCAAGAACGAGGCCCGGGTGGGCTCGACTCTCGAGGTGCTGATCGACCGGCGGAGCGGCGGGGCCTACCCGCTCGTTGGGCGGGGGGAGAAGGATGCTCCGGACATCGACGGGATGATCTTCCTTAGCCGGGCGGAGCGCACGGTGGGCGGGTCCGGTGGGCCGGAGCCGAGGCCGGGAGACTTGGTCAGGGCCAGGATCACTGCCGCCGCCGGGGCCTATGACCTCCATGGGGCGATCATCGGGGTGGCCGAGTAG
- a CDS encoding regulatory protein RecX: protein MAIITAIEVDRFHRGRVRVSVDGRPTLSLHRRSLKSLGLREGQVVDQTDLSVQALEAEKVTAHAGALDFLARQGYSARELSRRLAGRGFGEEVVQGEIARLKRAGLVDDERLAKDYVDHRLSTRPAGRRLLRAELTRRGVGRQAVEKAVARAPAGGSADELTLARESARARLAGRAARIANADSKTVMKLRKQLLDYLLRRGFSFETAEKVVREAISDRETGEGE, encoded by the coding sequence ATGGCCATCATCACCGCCATCGAGGTCGACCGCTTTCACCGCGGGAGAGTCAGGGTCTCCGTCGACGGCCGGCCGACCCTGTCCCTGCATCGCCGGTCGCTAAAGTCGCTCGGCCTGCGCGAGGGGCAAGTCGTCGACCAAACCGACCTGTCCGTTCAGGCTTTGGAGGCTGAGAAGGTGACCGCCCACGCGGGGGCCCTTGACTTCCTAGCCAGACAGGGATACAGCGCCCGGGAGCTGAGCCGTCGATTGGCCGGCCGCGGTTTCGGGGAAGAGGTCGTGCAGGGGGAGATCGCGCGGCTCAAGAGGGCCGGGCTGGTGGACGACGAGCGGCTGGCCAAGGATTATGTCGACCACCGGCTATCGACTCGGCCCGCGGGTCGCCGCCTGCTGCGGGCCGAGCTGACCCGCCGCGGCGTTGGCCGCCAGGCCGTGGAAAAGGCCGTTGCCCGGGCCCCGGCCGGGGGGTCCGCCGACGAGCTGACCCTGGCCAGGGAGAGCGCCCGGGCCCGGTTGGCCGGGCGGGCGGCGCGGATCGCCAACGCGGACTCGAAGACCGTCATGAAGCTGCGCAAACAACTGCTGGACTACCTCTTGCGTCGGGGGTTCAGCTTCGAGACGGCCGAGAAGGTGGTCCGAGAGGCCATCTCCGACAGGGAGACTGGGGAAGGGGAGTGA
- the recA gene encoding recombinase RecA, with the protein MDKQKALDAALAQIEKQFGKGSIMKLGEAATRVPVEVIPTGALSLDVALGVGGIPRGRVVEIYGPEASGKTTVALHIVAEAQKTGGVAAFIDAEHALDPLYAKHIGVDVENLLISQPDTGEQALEIAEALVRSGAVDVVVVDSVAALVPRAEIEGEMGDTHVGLQARLMSQALRKLTGAISKSRTTAIFINQIREKVGVMFGNPEVTPGGRALKFYASIRLEVRKVETLKQGNEIIGMRARTKVVKNKVAPPFKQAEFDLIFGLGISREGSIVDMATELGIIVKSGAWYSYGETRLGQGRENTRDYLKQNPALCAEVESKVREGLTRGALKAVAAASDDDSE; encoded by the coding sequence ATGGACAAGCAGAAAGCCCTCGATGCCGCCCTGGCCCAGATCGAGAAGCAGTTTGGCAAGGGCTCCATCATGAAGCTTGGTGAGGCAGCCACCAGGGTGCCCGTCGAGGTCATCCCGACGGGGGCCCTGTCGCTTGATGTCGCGCTGGGGGTCGGCGGCATCCCCCGGGGACGGGTGGTCGAGATCTACGGACCGGAGGCCTCGGGCAAAACCACGGTCGCCCTGCACATCGTGGCTGAGGCCCAGAAGACCGGGGGCGTGGCCGCCTTCATCGACGCCGAGCACGCCCTCGACCCTTTGTACGCCAAGCACATCGGGGTCGATGTGGAGAACTTGCTGATCTCCCAGCCGGACACGGGCGAGCAGGCCCTCGAGATCGCTGAGGCCCTCGTCCGGTCGGGCGCCGTCGACGTCGTCGTTGTCGACTCGGTGGCCGCCCTCGTGCCGCGGGCCGAGATCGAGGGGGAGATGGGCGACACCCATGTCGGGTTGCAGGCCCGCTTGATGTCGCAGGCCTTGAGGAAGCTCACTGGGGCCATCTCCAAGTCGAGAACCACGGCCATCTTCATCAACCAGATCCGCGAGAAGGTCGGGGTCATGTTCGGCAACCCCGAGGTCACGCCGGGCGGCCGGGCCCTGAAGTTTTATGCCTCCATCCGGTTGGAAGTGCGCAAGGTCGAGACCCTCAAGCAGGGCAACGAGATCATCGGGATGCGGGCCCGGACCAAAGTGGTCAAGAACAAGGTCGCCCCCCCGTTCAAGCAGGCCGAGTTCGACCTTATCTTCGGGCTCGGGATTTCCCGTGAGGGCAGCATCGTCGATATGGCCACCGAACTCGGGATCATCGTCAAGAGCGGGGCATGGTACTCCTATGGGGAGACCAGGCTCGGCCAGGGACGCGAGAATACCCGGGACTACCTGAAGCAAAACCCGGCCCTCTGCGCCGAAGTCGAGAGCAAGGTCCGCGAAGGGTTGACCCGCGGGGCGTTGAAGGCCGTCGCGGCCGCCAGCGACGACGATTCCGAGTAG
- the bshB1 gene encoding bacillithiol biosynthesis deacetylase BshB1, translating into MARILAVGAHPDDVEIGMGGTVAAHAAAGHRVTILDLTRGERSTNGTAAERAAEAIEAAGVLGAGRDNLGLADLGFSVDEETVGALVQVIRTVRPAVVCGPYWEDRHPDHVRCSRLVTEACFAAGVGKFAPGLESFRPSLVAYYFINTEAVPSFVIDVSAYYERKLAALAAHHTQFARTSEETTGTPLNDPDFLAFVQSRDRLFGSKTGVGFAEGFVRRGLNRVGSLLELVPGAVPE; encoded by the coding sequence ATGGCGCGAATCCTGGCCGTCGGGGCCCATCCTGACGACGTGGAGATCGGCATGGGCGGGACGGTGGCGGCCCACGCGGCGGCCGGTCATCGGGTGACCATCCTCGACTTGACCCGCGGCGAGCGGTCGACCAACGGGACCGCCGCCGAGAGGGCGGCGGAGGCCATCGAGGCCGCCGGCGTCCTCGGTGCCGGCCGGGACAACCTTGGTCTTGCCGACCTGGGCTTCAGCGTCGACGAGGAGACCGTGGGGGCGCTCGTCCAGGTCATCCGAACGGTGAGGCCGGCGGTCGTCTGCGGGCCCTACTGGGAGGACCGCCACCCGGACCACGTCCGGTGCAGCCGGCTGGTGACCGAGGCTTGCTTCGCCGCCGGGGTGGGCAAGTTCGCCCCCGGCCTCGAATCATTCCGCCCGAGCCTGGTGGCTTACTACTTCATCAACACCGAAGCCGTTCCCTCTTTCGTCATCGACGTCAGTGCCTACTACGAGAGGAAACTGGCGGCCCTGGCGGCTCATCACACGCAGTTCGCCCGGACGTCCGAGGAGACTACCGGGACGCCCCTCAACGACCCCGACTTCCTGGCCTTCGTTCAGAGCCGGGACCGGCTGTTCGGCTCCAAGACCGGGGTCGGCTTCGCCGAAGGCTTCGTCAGGCGCGGGCTGAACCGGGTCGGTAGCCTCCTGGAACTGGTCCCCGGGGCGGTCCCGGAGTAA
- a CDS encoding competence/damage-inducible protein A has protein sequence MPTVEIIAVGTELLLGQILNTHGQFLGRELAALGMDVFYQTSVGDNRPRVIQAIARAWERSDIVILTGGLGPTDDDLTKESLAGFLGLELVQDEGSRRSLEEFFARRARRMTPNNLKQALVPKGGKALPNPNGTAPGILLETGGKAAILLPGPPSELIPMFQDQVRPYLIERWGAGGQVILSRVLRLAGIGESDAETRVKDILDRQRNPTIAPLASGGEVTFRLTAKAADQVTAASLLDASEAEMRGRVGEYIYGADRQSINEVVGDILTRSGLTLAVAESCTGGLIGHQLTQRPGSSDYFMLGVTAYSNPSKVKALGVPEATIRCFGAVSEETALAMAEGVRRAGGTDLGLSTTGIAGPGGGTAEKPVGLVYGALVWPGGREVRRWEFIGTRPIVKDRAAFASLTMLWSRLGALGRAAAEPGATAPKGRPD, from the coding sequence TTGCCGACGGTCGAGATCATCGCCGTGGGGACTGAACTCCTCCTGGGCCAGATCCTCAATACGCACGGCCAGTTCCTCGGGCGGGAACTGGCCGCCCTCGGAATGGACGTCTTCTACCAGACATCGGTGGGGGACAACAGGCCGCGGGTGATCCAGGCCATCGCCCGGGCCTGGGAGCGGTCGGACATAGTCATCCTCACCGGTGGCCTCGGCCCGACCGATGACGACTTGACCAAGGAGTCACTGGCCGGCTTCCTCGGCCTCGAATTGGTCCAAGACGAGGGCTCGCGGCGTTCCCTCGAGGAATTCTTCGCCCGCCGGGCGCGGCGGATGACCCCCAACAACCTCAAGCAGGCACTCGTGCCCAAGGGCGGAAAGGCCCTGCCGAACCCGAACGGGACGGCTCCGGGGATCCTCCTGGAGACCGGAGGCAAGGCGGCCATCCTCCTTCCGGGGCCGCCATCCGAACTGATCCCCATGTTCCAGGACCAGGTGCGGCCGTACCTCATCGAGCGGTGGGGCGCCGGCGGTCAGGTCATCTTGTCGCGCGTCCTCCGCCTCGCCGGCATCGGCGAATCCGACGCCGAGACGCGGGTCAAAGACATCCTCGACCGGCAACGTAACCCGACCATCGCCCCACTGGCCTCGGGCGGCGAAGTGACCTTCCGGCTGACGGCCAAGGCCGCCGACCAGGTCACCGCCGCCTCGCTCCTGGACGCCAGCGAGGCCGAGATGCGGGGGAGAGTCGGCGAGTACATCTACGGTGCCGACCGCCAGAGCATCAACGAGGTCGTCGGGGACATTCTCACTCGGAGCGGGCTGACCCTGGCCGTGGCCGAGTCATGCACGGGCGGGTTGATCGGCCACCAGCTGACTCAGCGGCCGGGGAGCTCCGACTACTTCATGCTGGGGGTCACGGCCTACTCCAACCCGAGCAAGGTCAAAGCCCTGGGGGTCCCGGAGGCGACCATTCGATGCTTCGGGGCCGTCAGCGAAGAGACGGCGCTGGCCATGGCCGAGGGCGTGCGCCGCGCCGGCGGAACCGACCTGGGCCTGTCGACTACGGGCATCGCCGGGCCGGGCGGCGGGACGGCCGAGAAACCGGTCGGCCTGGTCTACGGAGCCCTCGTCTGGCCCGGCGGCCGGGAAGTGCGCCGCTGGGAGTTCATCGGCACGCGGCCGATCGTCAAGGACCGGGCCGCCTTCGCCTCCCTGACGATGCTCTGGAGCCGCCTCGGAGCGCTCGGGCGGGCTGCGGCCGAGCCCGGCGCGACCGCCCCGAAAGGCCGGCCGGATTAG
- the bshA gene encoding N-acetyl-alpha-D-glucosaminyl L-malate synthase BshA — translation MRVGITCFPSYGGSGVVATELGRELARRGHVVHIISYDQPFRLREFSPNILYHQVEVPSYPLFKHPPYLLSLANKMAEVAVYGELDLLHVHYAIPHAASAYLARQMLASRDGGRARRLKFITTLHGTDITLVGSEPSYAEMVAFTINESDGVTAVSEALRQETLRTFQVTREIVTVHNFIDPGVYRPEPDRGKRRCFAADDEKIVLHVSNFRPVKRVDAVVQVFAQLAAAVRARLLMVGDGPDLPVARQEAERLGVGDRVCFLGQQDEVAGLFSLADLFLLPSATESFGLSALEAMACGVPVIASRVGGLPEVVGDRAAGFLYPPDRLDRMANQAIALLTNDALHGKVSRAARRRAAERFSADRLVAEYEAYYRLVLDQP, via the coding sequence ATGCGGGTCGGGATCACCTGCTTCCCCTCATACGGAGGGAGCGGGGTGGTGGCCACCGAGCTCGGGCGCGAGTTGGCCCGGCGCGGGCACGTGGTCCATATCATCAGCTACGATCAGCCCTTCCGGCTTCGGGAGTTCTCGCCGAACATCCTCTACCATCAGGTCGAGGTGCCTTCGTACCCGCTCTTCAAACATCCGCCGTACCTGCTCTCCCTGGCCAACAAGATGGCCGAGGTGGCCGTCTACGGCGAGCTCGACCTCCTCCACGTGCACTACGCCATCCCCCATGCGGCCAGCGCCTATCTGGCCCGTCAGATGCTCGCCTCGCGGGACGGGGGGCGGGCCAGGCGGTTGAAGTTCATCACCACCCTCCACGGGACCGACATCACCCTGGTCGGTTCGGAGCCTTCCTACGCCGAGATGGTCGCCTTCACCATCAATGAGTCGGATGGGGTGACGGCGGTCTCGGAGGCCCTGCGCCAGGAGACGCTGCGGACCTTCCAGGTGACCAGAGAGATCGTGACCGTCCACAACTTCATCGACCCCGGCGTCTATCGCCCGGAGCCGGACCGCGGCAAGCGACGCTGCTTCGCCGCCGATGACGAGAAGATCGTCCTCCACGTGTCGAACTTCCGCCCGGTCAAGCGGGTCGACGCCGTGGTTCAGGTCTTCGCCCAGTTGGCGGCGGCGGTCAGAGCCCGGCTGCTGATGGTCGGCGACGGCCCCGACCTTCCGGTGGCCCGCCAGGAGGCTGAGCGGCTGGGGGTCGGTGACCGCGTTTGCTTCCTTGGGCAGCAGGACGAAGTGGCCGGGTTATTCTCCCTGGCCGACCTGTTCCTCCTGCCGTCGGCCACGGAGAGCTTCGGGCTGTCGGCCCTCGAGGCGATGGCCTGCGGCGTGCCGGTGATCGCCTCGAGGGTCGGCGGCCTGCCGGAGGTGGTCGGCGATCGGGCGGCGGGGTTCCTCTACCCGCCCGACCGCCTCGACCGCATGGCCAACCAGGCGATCGCCCTGTTGACCAACGACGCCCTGCACGGCAAGGTCAGTCGGGCGGCCCGTCGCCGGGCGGCCGAGCGGTTCAGCGCCGACCGGCTCGTCGCCGAGTACGAGGCCTACTATCGGCTGGTCCTGGACCAGCCTTGA
- a CDS encoding AAA family ATPase, translated as MSKEVGLGTAAAFLIFLTYIGFNILPVIFLVALAYVVLQSGGLRGAQRRFVAVGAPSTAVPVTFGDIGGQPTAKKELLEALDFIVHRELISKMGIRPLKGILLTGPPGTGKTLLAKAAANYTDSVFLSSSGSEFIEVYAGVGAQRIRQLFTQARETAAKEKKDSAIIFIDEIEVLGGKRGQHTSHLEYDQTLNQLLVEMDGLTSDELPRILLIGATNRFDLLDQALLRPGRIDRIVNVDLPDREGRLQILALHIRNKPMDASVDLDRLAKETFGFSGAHLESLANEAAILALREKSEWIQQRHLEEAVDKVIMGEKLERRPTGEERRRVAYHEAGHAIMAEVVRPGSVSTISITSRGGSLGHVRHTPEDDFYLSTREYLEGQIQVALAGAVAEEIAFGSRSTGAMNDFQQAVEQARRIIRAGLSDLGIVSPETLPERTEHREIGALLRAQEGAVREFLGGRREALEKVASIVLDRETLSGDEVRRVVEEGRTASPAAD; from the coding sequence TTGAGCAAGGAGGTCGGCCTGGGTACGGCCGCGGCATTCTTGATCTTCCTGACCTACATCGGCTTCAACATCCTGCCCGTCATCTTCCTTGTCGCTCTGGCCTATGTGGTCCTTCAGAGCGGCGGCCTTCGGGGCGCGCAACGCCGGTTCGTCGCCGTCGGGGCCCCGTCGACCGCCGTACCGGTGACTTTCGGCGACATCGGTGGCCAACCGACGGCCAAGAAGGAGCTCCTCGAGGCCCTTGATTTCATCGTCCACCGCGAATTGATCAGCAAGATGGGAATCCGACCGCTCAAGGGGATCCTCCTGACCGGCCCGCCGGGCACCGGCAAGACCCTCCTGGCCAAGGCGGCGGCCAATTACACCGACTCAGTCTTCCTTTCATCGTCGGGCTCCGAGTTCATCGAGGTCTATGCGGGCGTCGGGGCGCAACGCATCCGCCAGCTGTTCACCCAGGCCCGGGAGACGGCCGCAAAGGAGAAGAAGGACAGCGCGATCATCTTCATCGATGAGATCGAGGTCCTCGGCGGCAAGCGTGGCCAACACACCAGCCACCTCGAGTACGATCAGACGCTGAACCAGCTCCTCGTCGAGATGGACGGCTTGACCTCCGACGAACTGCCGCGCATCCTCCTGATCGGGGCGACCAACCGCTTCGACCTTCTGGACCAAGCCCTCCTTCGGCCCGGCCGGATCGACCGGATTGTCAACGTCGACCTTCCCGACCGGGAGGGTCGCCTCCAGATCCTGGCCCTGCATATCCGGAACAAGCCGATGGATGCCTCGGTCGATCTGGATCGGCTGGCCAAGGAGACTTTTGGCTTCTCGGGGGCCCACCTCGAGAGCCTGGCCAACGAAGCGGCCATCCTCGCCCTGCGGGAGAAGTCCGAATGGATTCAGCAGCGCCACCTGGAAGAGGCCGTCGACAAGGTGATCATGGGCGAGAAACTCGAACGGCGCCCGACCGGCGAAGAACGCCGCCGGGTGGCTTATCACGAGGCGGGCCACGCGATCATGGCCGAAGTCGTCCGGCCGGGCTCGGTCTCGACGATCAGCATCACCTCCCGCGGCGGAAGCCTTGGACACGTCCGCCACACGCCGGAGGACGACTTCTACCTGTCCACTCGGGAGTACCTCGAGGGGCAGATCCAGGTGGCCCTGGCCGGCGCGGTGGCCGAGGAAATCGCCTTCGGCAGCCGCAGTACCGGGGCGATGAACGACTTCCAGCAGGCCGTGGAACAGGCCCGCCGGATCATCCGGGCCGGTCTATCGGACCTTGGGATCGTCTCGCCGGAGACCCTCCCCGAGCGCACCGAGCACCGCGAGATCGGCGCCCTGCTCAGAGCACAGGAAGGGGCGGTCAGGGAGTTCCTTGGCGGCCGCCGCGAAGCCCTGGAGAAAGTGGCGTCGATCGTCCTTGACCGGGAGACGCTAAGTGGTGACGAGGTGCGGCGGGTCGTCGAAGAAGGGCGGACGGCCTCGCCGGCCGCCGACTGA
- the thpR gene encoding RNA 2',3'-cyclic phosphodiesterase, with the protein MNPVEEWRLFVAISLPDEVGRAVAPIIDELRRTKADVKWVQPENLHLTLKFLGEVPVGKAERIAEALRAVPEREPFRLALRGIDAFPSPASPRVVWIGLADGVPDFISLAHDVDGALVKLGFLREKKPVSPHLTLGRVRSPMNGEALRAAIGRLTAVEAGGFLAGEARLYRSELRPSGPVYSVVANLPFRRLEP; encoded by the coding sequence ATGAACCCAGTCGAAGAGTGGCGCCTGTTCGTCGCCATCAGTCTGCCCGACGAGGTCGGCCGGGCGGTGGCCCCGATCATCGACGAACTGCGACGGACCAAGGCCGACGTGAAATGGGTCCAGCCCGAGAACCTCCATCTGACCTTGAAGTTTCTGGGCGAGGTGCCGGTCGGCAAGGCCGAGCGGATCGCCGAGGCCTTGCGGGCCGTGCCCGAACGGGAACCTTTTCGGCTCGCGCTCCGGGGGATCGACGCTTTCCCCAGCCCCGCGAGTCCTCGGGTGGTCTGGATCGGGCTGGCCGACGGGGTGCCGGATTTCATCTCCCTGGCGCACGACGTCGACGGGGCCCTGGTCAAGCTGGGGTTCCTGAGAGAGAAGAAGCCCGTGTCCCCCCACCTGACCCTGGGACGAGTCCGCAGCCCGATGAACGGAGAGGCTCTGCGGGCGGCCATCGGACGCCTGACCGCGGTGGAAGCCGGAGGGTTCTTGGCCGGCGAGGCCCGGCTCTATCGAAGCGAACTGCGGCCGTCAGGGCCGGTCTACTCGGTCGTTGCCAACCTGCCCTTCCGGCGATTGGAGCCCTGA
- a CDS encoding DEAD/DEAH box helicase, with the protein MKLDQVLEEMRASPAFRSCVAEWRSLPAKPARYADFPGWLSPRLAGVLRNRGIERLYTHQGSALDTVHAGKSVVVVTPTASGKTMCYNLPVLDAILKDPNARALYLFPTKALSQDQMNELHELITDLGEDIKTFTYDGDTPTTARKAIRTAGHVVVTNPDMLHTGILPHHTRWVKLFENLRFVVVDEVHHYRGVFGSHVANVIRRLRRICRFYGSDPQFICASATIANPVDLAERLTGADLELVDDNGAPAGRKDFILYNPPVVNRELGIRRSSALEAQKLAVNFLKNDVQTIVFSRSRVSTELLLTYLREGLARYPGLTEKVRGYRGGYLPLQRREIERGLRDGTVLGVVATNALELGIDIGRLDACVMVGYPGSVSSAWQQAGRAGRRSGTSVAILVGSSNPLDQYLMNHPDFFFGQAPESGLMNPDNLLILLSHLKCAAFELPFEAGEDFAVESTGQILDFLTEQKVLRRVDGRYHWMAEDFPAEEISLRSASSENFVIIDTTDGQTRVIGEVDRVSAPMLIHDEAIYIHEGQQYHVDRLDYEEKKAFVRKVDVDYYTDANLAVRLQVLDVFKSRRDLVFPVSYGEVLVAAMATMFKKIKLFTHENIGSGRIHLPEEQMHTAACWFEIPEEVAAGLGPEPLQNGLAGLANVLVNVAPLFLLCDPRDIQVVAEVKSPFTGLPTVYLYDRYPGGIGLAEKLQGIGPLFLRAALDLITGCHCEGGCPGCVGPADEVGLKGKEAAVKLLREALRPLAAQG; encoded by the coding sequence ATGAAGCTCGATCAAGTCCTCGAGGAAATGCGGGCATCACCGGCCTTCCGGTCCTGCGTGGCCGAGTGGCGTTCGCTGCCGGCCAAGCCGGCCCGTTACGCCGATTTCCCCGGCTGGCTCTCGCCGCGCCTCGCCGGCGTGCTGAGGAACCGGGGCATCGAGCGTCTGTACACCCATCAAGGCTCGGCCCTGGACACCGTCCACGCCGGCAAGAGCGTCGTCGTCGTCACTCCGACCGCCTCCGGCAAGACGATGTGCTACAACCTCCCGGTCCTTGACGCCATCCTCAAGGACCCGAACGCCCGCGCCCTCTATCTCTTCCCGACCAAGGCCCTCTCCCAGGATCAGATGAACGAGCTTCACGAACTCATCACCGACCTCGGGGAAGACATCAAGACCTTCACCTACGACGGGGACACTCCGACCACGGCCCGGAAAGCCATCCGGACGGCCGGACACGTCGTCGTTACCAACCCGGACATGCTCCATACCGGCATCCTCCCCCACCACACCAGGTGGGTCAAGCTCTTCGAGAACCTGCGCTTCGTGGTCGTCGACGAGGTCCATCACTATCGGGGGGTGTTCGGAAGCCACGTCGCCAACGTCATCCGGCGCCTTCGCCGAATCTGCCGCTTCTACGGTTCCGACCCCCAGTTCATCTGCGCCTCCGCGACCATCGCCAACCCGGTCGACCTGGCCGAGCGACTAACCGGGGCCGACCTCGAGTTGGTTGACGACAATGGGGCCCCGGCCGGCCGGAAGGACTTCATCCTCTACAACCCACCGGTGGTCAATCGCGAGCTCGGGATCAGACGCAGCTCCGCTCTGGAGGCTCAGAAGCTGGCGGTGAACTTCCTCAAGAACGACGTTCAGACGATCGTCTTCTCCCGCAGCCGGGTCTCGACCGAACTCCTCCTGACCTACCTCCGCGAGGGGCTGGCCCGCTACCCAGGCCTGACCGAGAAGGTCCGCGGATACCGGGGAGGCTATCTCCCCCTCCAGCGGCGGGAGATCGAGCGCGGCCTGCGGGATGGCACCGTCCTCGGGGTGGTCGCCACCAACGCCCTGGAACTGGGGATCGACATCGGGCGCCTGGATGCCTGCGTCATGGTCGGTTATCCGGGCAGCGTCTCGAGCGCCTGGCAGCAGGCCGGGCGGGCCGGCCGGCGTTCGGGGACCTCGGTGGCCATCCTCGTCGGCAGTTCCAACCCGCTCGACCAGTACCTTATGAACCACCCCGACTTCTTCTTCGGGCAAGCCCCCGAGAGCGGCCTGATGAATCCGGACAACCTCCTGATCCTCTTGTCCCACCTCAAGTGCGCCGCCTTCGAGCTCCCCTTCGAAGCGGGCGAGGACTTTGCCGTCGAGTCGACCGGCCAGATCCTCGACTTCCTGACTGAGCAGAAGGTCCTCCGCCGGGTCGACGGCCGTTACCACTGGATGGCCGAGGATTTCCCGGCCGAGGAGATCAGTCTCCGCTCGGCCTCCTCCGAGAACTTCGTGATTATCGACACCACCGACGGCCAAACCAGGGTGATCGGTGAGGTCGACCGGGTCTCGGCGCCCATGCTCATCCACGACGAGGCCATCTACATCCACGAAGGGCAGCAGTACCACGTCGACCGGCTGGACTACGAGGAGAAGAAAGCCTTCGTCCGCAAGGTCGACGTGGACTACTACACCGACGCCAACCTGGCTGTCCGCCTCCAGGTCCTGGACGTCTTCAAGTCCCGCCGCGACCTCGTCTTCCCGGTGAGCTACGGTGAGGTTCTGGTGGCGGCGATGGCCACCATGTTCAAGAAGATCAAGCTCTTCACCCACGAGAACATCGGCTCCGGTCGGATCCATCTGCCCGAGGAACAGATGCACACGGCGGCCTGCTGGTTCGAAATCCCCGAGGAGGTCGCCGCGGGACTCGGTCCCGAACCCCTTCAGAACGGCCTCGCCGGGCTGGCCAACGTCCTCGTCAACGTGGCCCCGCTCTTCCTCCTCTGCGACCCGCGGGACATCCAGGTCGTCGCCGAGGTCAAGTCACCCTTCACCGGCCTGCCTACGGTCTACCTTTACGACCGGTACCCGGGTGGGATCGGGTTGGCCGAGAAACTTCAAGGCATCGGTCCCCTCTTCCTCCGCGCGGCCCTCGACCTCATCACCGGCTGCCACTGCGAAGGCGGTTGTCCGGGCTGCGTCGGGCCGGCCGACGAGGTCGGCCTGAAAGGCAAGGAAGCCGCGGTCAAGCTGCTCCGGGAGGCCTTAAGACCACTTGCAGCTCAAGGATAA